From Humisphaera borealis, the proteins below share one genomic window:
- a CDS encoding HNH endonuclease translates to MTIEPGQLHSSFGSAPGAASGISPALNANVLVLNRFYQAIRVINVRRAFSMLFRDLAEVIHIETDTAGQHHWQNMDFTEWAELSELKRTFEPDQFDWIHTVRFQIAVPRIIRLLGYDKLPRQDVKFNRRNIYARDSNKCQYCGKKFATTDLSLDHVVPRSQGGKANWENIVCCCVKCNVKKGGRTPTQANMHLITKPIKPKRSPVINIRLADERYKSWKQFLDNAYWTVELK, encoded by the coding sequence ATGACGATCGAGCCGGGCCAACTTCATTCGTCGTTCGGCAGCGCCCCAGGCGCCGCCTCTGGTATCTCTCCCGCCCTCAATGCCAACGTGCTGGTGCTCAATCGCTTCTACCAGGCGATTCGGGTCATCAACGTCCGCCGGGCGTTCTCGATGCTCTTCCGCGACCTCGCGGAGGTCATCCACATCGAGACCGACACCGCCGGCCAGCACCACTGGCAGAACATGGACTTCACCGAGTGGGCGGAGCTGAGCGAGCTCAAGCGCACGTTCGAACCCGATCAGTTCGATTGGATTCACACCGTGCGCTTCCAGATCGCGGTGCCGCGCATCATTCGGCTGTTGGGGTACGACAAGCTCCCGCGGCAGGACGTCAAGTTCAACCGCCGGAACATCTACGCCCGCGACAGCAACAAGTGCCAGTATTGCGGCAAGAAGTTCGCGACCACCGACCTGTCGCTGGACCACGTAGTCCCGCGCAGCCAGGGCGGCAAGGCGAACTGGGAAAACATCGTCTGCTGCTGCGTGAAGTGCAACGTGAAGAAGGGCGGCCGCACGCCGACGCAGGCCAACATGCACCTGATCACCAAGCCAATCAAGCCCAAGCGCAGCCCGGTGATCAACATCCGCCTGGCTGATGAGCGTTACAAGAGCTGGAAGCAGTTCTTGGATAACGCATACTGGACGGTCGAGCTGAAGTGA
- a CDS encoding D-glycero-alpha-D-manno-heptose-1,7-bisphosphate 7-phosphatase, with amino-acid sequence MNRPAVFFDRDNTLIACDGYLGDPDKVVLVDGAADAVARVRELGFAAVVFSNQSGVARGMFPEEAVHAVNHRLDDLLHEENPRATIDRHDFCPYHPTAKVDRYRVDSELRKPKPGMIYQAAAVLNLDLPRSWVIGDAPRDIAAGQTAGLRTVLLKIASLPPSPATNEGSEASPDFVAGSLKEAVDFIARNLGQPAASQPSATAGTAANATTAAAAGTASAAARAGVPSPTTLAAGSTAGDAWTSSGSGGSSAAAARVTSSPAAATTSSTTPTAARSADVRAEEPVKLTPRPKPSEPIKPAAAKPEPSKPEAGKPETPKQGGFVVKPSQPMPAGMSWGERMRLAKSGTSLTSAVSAARPDIPRSSATASPPAPVTTAVAPAAPIEDPVVDEVEPPVEQEPSRPSYAPTPAYTPAHTPTPAPTPTPDPVVAESAAGESDPEPVASTPAIAPEQPVAEVPARSEPAAPVEPPASAEPEPTARAEPAPTEPAEVTPQASASSNDSAALSASPPKRGLRREDLMEPTETGDVSDPTADAAERRRPRDAGDSSRTEVLLEQILAELRRRDDLVSTDFSASKLFAGITQVLALAALFYSYFNKDTSAFQSTVVLAIALQTLTISLLIMGKQK; translated from the coding sequence ATGAACCGGCCGGCCGTCTTCTTTGATCGAGACAACACGCTGATCGCCTGCGACGGCTATCTCGGCGACCCGGACAAGGTCGTCCTGGTGGACGGTGCGGCCGATGCGGTCGCCCGCGTACGCGAGCTCGGTTTCGCCGCGGTCGTGTTTTCCAACCAGTCCGGCGTCGCCCGGGGCATGTTCCCCGAAGAGGCGGTCCACGCGGTCAACCACCGCCTCGACGACCTCCTGCACGAGGAAAACCCCCGGGCAACCATCGACCGCCACGACTTCTGCCCCTACCACCCGACGGCGAAGGTCGATCGGTATCGCGTGGACAGCGAACTGCGCAAGCCCAAGCCGGGCATGATTTACCAGGCGGCCGCGGTGCTGAACCTGGACCTGCCGCGGAGCTGGGTGATCGGCGATGCCCCGCGCGATATCGCCGCCGGGCAGACCGCCGGCCTGCGGACGGTGCTGCTGAAGATCGCGTCGCTGCCGCCGTCGCCGGCGACCAATGAAGGGTCGGAGGCGTCGCCGGACTTTGTCGCCGGGTCATTGAAGGAAGCCGTCGACTTCATCGCCCGCAACCTCGGTCAGCCAGCCGCGTCGCAACCATCGGCCACGGCGGGGACTGCGGCGAATGCGACGACCGCCGCAGCTGCCGGCACGGCTTCGGCCGCCGCCCGCGCCGGCGTACCGTCGCCAACGACCCTCGCCGCCGGTTCGACCGCCGGCGACGCCTGGACCTCGTCGGGGTCCGGCGGATCATCCGCGGCCGCTGCCCGGGTCACTTCGTCCCCGGCGGCCGCCACCACTTCGTCAACCACACCCACGGCCGCCCGGTCGGCCGACGTTCGAGCAGAGGAACCCGTGAAGCTGACGCCCCGTCCGAAGCCTTCGGAACCGATCAAGCCCGCCGCCGCGAAGCCGGAGCCGTCGAAGCCGGAAGCTGGCAAGCCCGAAACCCCGAAGCAGGGCGGGTTCGTCGTCAAGCCCAGCCAGCCGATGCCGGCCGGCATGAGCTGGGGCGAGCGCATGCGCCTGGCCAAGAGCGGCACCTCGCTGACGTCGGCCGTTTCCGCCGCCCGCCCTGACATCCCGCGGTCCAGCGCGACGGCCAGCCCGCCCGCGCCGGTCACGACGGCTGTTGCGCCCGCCGCGCCCATCGAAGATCCGGTGGTGGACGAGGTCGAACCGCCGGTCGAGCAGGAGCCGTCACGGCCGTCGTACGCCCCGACGCCGGCATACACACCGGCACACACGCCAACCCCGGCACCAACACCAACACCCGATCCAGTCGTCGCCGAGTCCGCCGCCGGCGAATCCGATCCCGAGCCGGTGGCATCAACCCCGGCGATTGCGCCCGAACAGCCGGTCGCTGAAGTGCCCGCCCGGTCCGAGCCCGCAGCGCCGGTCGAACCCCCCGCGAGCGCCGAGCCCGAACCGACCGCCAGGGCAGAACCGGCCCCGACCGAACCGGCCGAGGTAACACCGCAGGCGAGTGCGTCGTCTAACGACAGTGCAGCATTGTCCGCGTCGCCGCCTAAGCGGGGACTCCGCCGGGAAGACTTGATGGAACCCACCGAAACAGGCGACGTTTCCGACCCCACCGCCGACGCCGCCGAGCGCCGCCGCCCGCGCGATGCTGGCGATTCGTCCCGCACCGAGGTGCTGCTGGAACAGATCCTCGCGGAACTGCGCCGCCGCGACGACCTGGTATCGACCGACTTCTCCGCCAGCAAGTTGTTCGCCGGCATCACCCAGGTGCTCGCGCTGGCGGCGCTGTTTTATTCATATTTCAATAAGGACACGAGCGCGTTCCAGTCCACCGTCGTGCTGGCGATCGCGCTGCAGACGCTGACAATCTCCCTGCTGATCATGGGAAAGCAGAAGTAG
- a CDS encoding beta strand repeat-containing protein, which produces MQFRSRNRHRVIYSAAAIAAILSAASQTALAADGTWTSTLSGLWNDPANWNLNAIADGAGATADFSTLNITADTTVNLDTPRTIGNLKFGDTTTATAGSWLLQNNGSAANILTLSAATPTITVNALGTGKVANIGLQLDGTAGFVKAGAGTLTLSSASNSYSGVTAVSAGILQITNAGALGNTSRVTVASGAELQVASGLTISKATTISGNGTDNLGALKTSGTATWSGPVTLGADGARIGTSSTTGTFTVSGVIDSGASTFGPAIRLANTATGAVVFSGANTYRGNTQVVIGTLRLGANNTLPTGTGVVFGNGAQQGFATLDLGGFNQQVTTLSAAASNGVPLAIANSGGSASTLTVTGTSSYPGTIGGNVNLLRTGTGTLTLGNASTYTGTTTSIGGTLALDEGLIATSTATTISNVLPSTAVVELAGSTLSFRGRANGATPAMTGSWGTTNPRLITLTAAAAGLAVGQPVSGTGIPAGAYITSISSATAFVINTNLSGTSSGVAVTATATNNTSSQTLAGVTLSPGISAVTVNSNGGDGTTLNLGTLSRPTGGSTVSFTLPAIGAINTTTANANFSGGQQTILGGHALFGSTTWAVSGSGATPGAISGLPGASYYSTDLAGSAGKDVDVLAASATASFPAGTINSLRYNTAGTYNNGLSGPVVIATGGILATTAVTTPITLSGSTLTSGNGQDLVLTTNTGSNFLIGSSIIDNGATPIGFTKAGSGTYVPASGAVNTYSGPTYLLSGSTVPQISSVGSASTANLVSGPFGVGTLFLAGSAMRASTAGVITVGNAVTLSADTTVLSSGTASSDRGLTFTGPVTITGGTRTITTSSGAATIFSGVIGDGGNNFGLTKAGTGAGRLVLTGANTYTGGTTITAGTLAGTTTSLQGNIVNNGALVFDQTVPTLAGGSAIAAGTYAGAISGTGSVTKSGAGIVNLSGAHSYTGITSITGGTLAITADDRLPDASNVSLGGGTLATGGFSDLVGTLTLASSSSIDLGTGTSILRFAASNALTWAGTLTVDNWTGTPFSGGGTDRLFVGGDAGGLTSTQLSQITFTGFEAGAQILPTGEVIPVPEPAGVALLAMAGAGLLSRRRSRK; this is translated from the coding sequence ATGCAATTTCGTAGTCGTAACCGTCACAGGGTCATTTATTCGGCTGCTGCGATCGCGGCCATTCTCAGTGCCGCTTCGCAGACGGCGCTGGCAGCGGATGGCACCTGGACCAGCACCTTGAGCGGTCTCTGGAATGATCCGGCCAACTGGAACCTGAACGCCATCGCCGACGGCGCGGGTGCCACCGCGGACTTCAGCACGCTGAACATCACCGCCGACACGACGGTCAATCTTGATACGCCTCGCACCATCGGCAACCTGAAGTTCGGCGACACCACCACCGCGACGGCCGGGTCGTGGCTGCTTCAGAACAACGGCTCGGCGGCGAACATCCTCACGCTGTCGGCGGCGACGCCGACCATCACCGTCAATGCGCTGGGCACCGGCAAGGTCGCGAACATCGGTCTTCAGCTCGACGGAACCGCCGGCTTCGTCAAGGCGGGCGCGGGAACGCTGACGCTGTCGTCGGCGAGCAACTCTTACTCCGGCGTAACCGCAGTGTCGGCAGGTATTCTGCAAATCACCAACGCCGGTGCTTTGGGCAATACGTCGCGGGTGACGGTGGCCAGCGGGGCCGAGCTTCAGGTGGCGTCGGGCCTGACGATCTCCAAGGCCACGACGATTTCAGGCAACGGCACTGACAATCTCGGTGCGCTCAAGACGTCGGGAACGGCGACCTGGTCGGGACCGGTCACCCTTGGCGCGGACGGCGCACGCATCGGTACCAGCAGCACGACCGGCACGTTCACCGTCAGTGGCGTGATCGATTCCGGGGCGAGCACGTTCGGGCCGGCCATCCGTCTGGCCAACACCGCCACTGGCGCGGTAGTCTTCAGCGGTGCCAACACCTACCGCGGCAATACGCAGGTGGTCATCGGTACGCTTCGCCTGGGCGCCAATAACACGCTGCCCACCGGCACTGGCGTGGTGTTCGGCAACGGCGCTCAACAGGGCTTTGCCACGCTCGACCTGGGCGGCTTCAACCAGCAGGTGACAACCCTCTCGGCAGCGGCCAGCAACGGTGTGCCGCTGGCAATCGCCAATTCCGGCGGCTCGGCCAGCACGCTGACCGTCACCGGCACCTCGAGCTACCCGGGCACCATCGGCGGGAACGTCAACCTGCTGCGAACCGGCACGGGCACACTGACACTCGGCAACGCCAGCACCTACACCGGCACGACGACGTCTATCGGCGGCACACTGGCACTGGACGAAGGCCTGATCGCGACATCCACGGCGACCACGATCAGCAATGTGCTGCCTTCGACTGCGGTCGTGGAGCTGGCGGGTAGCACCCTGAGCTTCAGGGGCCGTGCCAACGGGGCGACGCCGGCCATGACCGGCTCGTGGGGCACGACCAACCCCCGGCTGATCACCCTGACGGCCGCCGCGGCCGGGCTCGCCGTCGGTCAGCCGGTCAGCGGGACAGGCATTCCCGCGGGCGCATACATCACCAGCATCAGCAGTGCGACGGCGTTCGTCATTAACACGAACCTGTCGGGCACCAGTTCCGGTGTGGCCGTGACGGCGACGGCAACCAACAACACCTCTTCCCAAACGCTCGCCGGCGTGACGCTCAGTCCCGGTATCTCGGCCGTGACGGTCAATTCCAATGGCGGCGACGGCACGACCCTGAACCTGGGCACGCTGTCGCGCCCGACCGGCGGCAGCACGGTGAGCTTCACGCTCCCGGCGATCGGCGCCATCAACACCACCACGGCGAACGCCAACTTCAGCGGCGGGCAGCAGACGATCCTCGGCGGGCACGCCCTTTTCGGCAGCACCACCTGGGCTGTCAGCGGCTCGGGTGCGACACCGGGCGCGATCAGCGGCCTGCCCGGTGCGTCGTACTATTCGACCGACCTGGCCGGCTCGGCCGGTAAGGATGTCGATGTCCTGGCGGCGTCGGCGACGGCGTCGTTCCCGGCAGGGACGATCAACTCCCTTCGATACAACACTGCCGGCACCTACAACAACGGGCTCAGCGGTCCGGTCGTGATTGCGACCGGCGGCATCCTGGCAACGACGGCGGTTACCACCCCGATCACGCTCAGCGGTTCCACCCTGACCTCGGGCAACGGCCAGGACCTGGTCCTGACGACCAACACAGGATCGAACTTCCTGATCGGTTCCAGCATCATCGACAACGGCGCGACGCCTATCGGCTTCACCAAGGCCGGCAGCGGCACCTACGTGCCGGCGAGCGGCGCGGTGAATACGTACAGCGGCCCCACCTACCTGCTGAGCGGATCGACCGTTCCGCAGATCAGCTCGGTCGGTTCGGCGTCGACCGCCAACCTGGTCAGCGGGCCCTTCGGCGTCGGTACGTTGTTCCTGGCGGGCAGCGCGATGCGGGCCAGTACCGCTGGCGTGATCACCGTAGGCAATGCCGTCACCCTGTCGGCCGACACAACGGTCCTCAGTTCGGGCACTGCCTCCAGCGACAGGGGCCTGACCTTCACCGGCCCGGTGACGATCACGGGCGGCACGCGCACGATCACCACCTCATCGGGCGCGGCGACGATTTTCTCCGGCGTGATCGGGGACGGCGGGAACAACTTCGGCCTGACCAAGGCCGGCACCGGCGCCGGACGTCTGGTGCTGACAGGAGCCAACACCTACACCGGCGGAACGACGATCACGGCCGGCACCCTCGCCGGTACGACGACGAGCCTTCAGGGGAACATCGTCAACAACGGAGCCCTGGTGTTCGACCAGACCGTCCCCACTCTGGCCGGCGGAAGCGCCATCGCGGCCGGCACATACGCCGGGGCGATCAGCGGGACCGGCAGTGTGACCAAGAGCGGCGCGGGGATCGTCAACCTCAGCGGCGCGCACAGCTACACGGGGATCACGTCGATCACCGGCGGCACGCTGGCGATTACGGCGGACGACCGGCTGCCCGATGCGAGCAACGTATCTCTCGGCGGCGGAACGCTTGCGACCGGCGGCTTCAGCGACCTCGTCGGGACGCTGACCCTCGCGTCGAGTTCATCGATCGACCTGGGCACGGGCACGAGCATTCTTCGCTTCGCAGCCAGCAACGCCCTGACCTGGGCCGGCACGCTGACGGTCGACAACTGGACCGGCACGCCCTTTAGTGGCGGCGGCACCGACCGTCTTTTCGTCGGCGGCGATGCCGGCGGGCTGACCTCGACCCAGCTCAGTCAGATCACGTTTACGGGCTTTGAGGCCGGCGCGCAAATCCTGCCGACCGGCGAAGTCATCCCCGTCCCCGAACCGGCCGGGGTTGCCCTGCTCGCGATGGCCGGCGCGGGCCTGCTGTCACGGCGTCGGTCGAGGAAATGA